In Phaeobacter porticola, one DNA window encodes the following:
- the fnrL gene encoding transcriptional regulator FnrL, producing MNAPTIQNVNCGDCPIRHRAVCARCDADELDVLDSIKYYRTYEAGQPITWSGDRMDFVGSVVSGIATLTQTMEDGRTQMVGLLLPSDFVGRPGRDTAAYNVVATSTVVMCCFRKKPFEEMMSQTPHVAHRLLEMTLDELDAAREWMLVLGRKTAREKIASLLSILARRDASLQLHKDSNRRVFDLPLTREAMADYLGLTLETVSRQVSALRKDGVIELEGKRHVTVPDMGRLMDEAGDDSDGGYLI from the coding sequence ATGAACGCTCCTACCATTCAGAACGTCAATTGCGGTGATTGCCCCATTCGTCACCGTGCCGTTTGTGCGCGCTGTGATGCGGATGAATTGGACGTTCTGGATTCGATCAAATACTACCGCACGTATGAGGCAGGTCAGCCGATTACCTGGTCCGGTGATCGGATGGATTTCGTGGGTTCGGTTGTGTCGGGCATCGCGACCCTGACGCAGACGATGGAGGATGGCCGCACTCAGATGGTTGGCCTGTTGTTGCCCAGCGATTTTGTTGGCCGCCCAGGGCGCGACACTGCGGCCTATAACGTGGTGGCGACGTCGACTGTAGTCATGTGTTGTTTTCGCAAGAAACCATTTGAAGAAATGATGTCCCAGACACCGCATGTTGCGCATCGTCTGCTGGAGATGACGCTAGACGAATTGGACGCGGCGCGAGAGTGGATGCTGGTTCTGGGGCGTAAGACTGCGCGTGAGAAGATTGCCAGCCTGCTGTCGATCCTGGCGCGGCGTGATGCATCGTTGCAGCTCCATAAGGACAGCAATCGTCGGGTGTTCGATTTACCACTGACCCGCGAAGCGATGGCAGATTACCTGGGGCTGACGTTGGAAACTGTCAGCCGTCAGGTCTCCGCCTTGCGTAAGGACGGTGTGATCGAATTGGAGGGTAAGCGCCATGTGACCGTGCCTGACATGGGCCGCCTGATGGACGAGGCTGGGGATGACAGCGACGGCGGCTATCTGATTTGA
- the ccoN gene encoding cytochrome-c oxidase, cbb3-type subunit I — MSNYIKLIALGLVTLFAMIATNYARDVAYQVHAIIIMVVAAGLFLHTLRRTDEPVLAAGSLQGEYFDSVVRAGVVATAFWGVVGFLVGVFIAFQLAFPVLNFEWAQGLANFGRLRPLHTSAVIFAFGGNALIATSFYVVQRTSAARLWGGNLAWFVFWGYQLFIVLAATGYLFGSTQSKEYAEPEWHVDLWLTIVWVAYLAVFLGTVIKRKEPHIYVANWFYLAFIVTVAMLHLVNNMTIPVSIWGSKSVIMWSGVQDAMVQWWYGHNAVGFFLTAGFLGMMYYFVPKQAERPVFSYKLSIIHFWALIFLYIWAGPHHLHYTALPDWASTLGMVFSIVLWMPSWGGMINGLMTLSGAWDKLRTDPVIRMMVISIGFYGMSTFEGPMMSIRAVNSLSHYTDWTIGHVHSGALGWNGMITFGALYFLVPVLWKRERLYSLSLVSWHFWLATIGIILYAASMWVTGIMEGLMWREVDANGFLVNSFADTVAAKFPMYVVRALGGVMFLAGALVMCYNLWMTVRRAPAKEASLTVAVPAE, encoded by the coding sequence ATGTCTAATTATATCAAGCTAATTGCGCTTGGTTTGGTCACGCTCTTTGCGATGATCGCGACCAACTACGCGCGGGACGTGGCCTACCAGGTCCATGCGATCATCATCATGGTCGTAGCGGCCGGGCTGTTTCTCCATACTCTTCGGCGCACGGATGAACCAGTGCTCGCTGCGGGGTCGCTGCAGGGAGAGTACTTCGATAGTGTGGTGCGCGCCGGTGTGGTGGCAACCGCGTTCTGGGGCGTGGTCGGGTTTCTGGTGGGTGTCTTCATCGCCTTCCAGCTTGCCTTTCCGGTCCTGAACTTTGAGTGGGCGCAGGGGCTGGCCAACTTCGGGCGGCTGCGGCCTCTGCATACTTCGGCGGTGATTTTTGCCTTTGGTGGCAATGCGCTGATTGCGACCTCATTTTACGTGGTGCAGCGCACCTCGGCCGCCCGTCTCTGGGGCGGTAACTTGGCGTGGTTTGTGTTCTGGGGCTATCAGCTGTTCATCGTGCTGGCGGCGACCGGCTATCTGTTCGGGTCGACCCAGTCCAAGGAATACGCGGAACCGGAATGGCATGTTGATCTATGGTTGACCATTGTCTGGGTGGCTTATCTGGCTGTGTTCCTGGGCACCGTCATCAAGCGCAAAGAACCGCATATCTATGTAGCCAACTGGTTCTACCTCGCGTTCATCGTGACCGTGGCGATGCTGCATCTGGTCAACAACATGACGATCCCTGTCAGCATCTGGGGCTCCAAATCGGTGATCATGTGGTCGGGCGTGCAGGATGCAATGGTGCAGTGGTGGTACGGCCACAACGCTGTGGGCTTCTTCCTGACTGCGGGGTTCCTTGGCATGATGTACTACTTCGTGCCGAAGCAAGCAGAACGCCCCGTGTTCAGTTACAAGCTGTCGATCATCCACTTCTGGGCACTGATCTTTCTGTACATCTGGGCTGGCCCGCACCACCTGCACTACACCGCGCTGCCGGATTGGGCCTCGACCCTTGGCATGGTGTTCTCAATCGTGCTGTGGATGCCTAGCTGGGGCGGTATGATCAACGGTCTGATGACCCTGTCGGGTGCCTGGGACAAGCTGCGCACCGACCCGGTGATCCGAATGATGGTAATCTCTATCGGCTTCTACGGCATGTCCACCTTTGAAGGTCCGATGATGTCGATCCGCGCCGTGAACTCGCTGTCGCATTATACCGACTGGACCATTGGTCACGTTCACTCCGGCGCGCTTGGCTGGAACGGCATGATCACCTTTGGTGCGCTCTACTTCCTGGTGCCGGTCCTGTGGAAACGTGAGCGTCTCTACAGCCTGAGCCTGGTGTCCTGGCATTTCTGGTTGGCCACCATTGGCATCATTCTCTACGCGGCATCCATGTGGGTGACCGGCATCATGGAAGGCCTGATGTGGCGCGAAGTGGATGCCAACGGGTTCCTGGTGAACTCCTTTGCCGACACGGTGGCTGCGAAATTCCCGATGTACGTGGTGCGCGCTCTGGGTGGGGTCATGTTCCTCGCTGGTGCTCTCGTCATGTGTTACAACCTGTGGATGACTGTACGGCGCGCGCCGGCCAAAGAGGCCAGCCTGACCGTCGCAGTTCCCGCTGAATAA
- a CDS encoding universal stress protein: protein MSYKTLLTVLTTPANTEAQLEQTIALTRLENGHADALCLGVDRTQTGYYYAGANAMVLQETLARAKEEVATIEQTVTRRMERSGVSFNVETGVAQMADIGRHVARLARFSDLVVLGQPYGKDRPAEAEAIVEAALFEGRAPVLVVPDDCPLPDQPKTVLVAWNESIEAMTAIRKALPILRAADVVRVVVIDPPQHGPERSDPGGLLCQMLSRQGVKCEIDVLSKTMTRVSDVLNRHAVDTAADLIVMGAYGHSRFREAILGGATRNMLERAKVPVLMAH from the coding sequence ATGTCCTACAAGACACTGCTGACTGTTCTAACGACCCCAGCGAACACCGAGGCACAGCTAGAGCAAACCATCGCACTGACCCGTTTGGAAAATGGTCACGCAGACGCGCTGTGCTTGGGTGTGGATCGCACACAAACCGGATATTATTACGCAGGTGCCAATGCGATGGTGCTGCAGGAAACGCTCGCACGCGCAAAGGAAGAGGTTGCCACGATAGAGCAGACCGTCACCAGACGTATGGAGCGGTCCGGCGTCAGCTTCAACGTCGAAACAGGCGTTGCGCAAATGGCCGATATTGGGCGCCATGTCGCCCGTCTGGCGCGCTTTTCGGATCTCGTGGTGTTGGGTCAGCCTTACGGCAAGGATCGCCCCGCCGAGGCGGAGGCCATCGTCGAGGCCGCGTTATTCGAAGGGCGCGCGCCTGTACTTGTGGTGCCTGATGATTGCCCCCTGCCCGACCAACCAAAAACTGTGCTGGTCGCCTGGAACGAGAGCATTGAAGCCATGACCGCTATTCGCAAAGCCCTGCCAATACTGCGGGCTGCCGATGTGGTGCGCGTGGTGGTGATTGATCCGCCACAACACGGGCCAGAGCGATCAGATCCCGGTGGGCTGTTGTGCCAAATGCTGTCGCGTCAAGGAGTCAAATGTGAGATTGATGTGCTCAGCAAGACCATGACCCGCGTCTCCGACGTGTTGAACCGACATGCGGTCGATACAGCGGCAGATCTGATCGTGATGGGGGCCTATGGGCATTCCCGCTTTCGCGAAGCTATCTTGGGTGGCGCGACCCGAAATATGCTAGAACGGGCCAAGGTTCCGGTTCTGATGGCGCATTAA